In Flavobacterium luteolum, the DNA window TGTTCCTATTGATTCGCCATTTGGACCTGCTTTTTCACGAGTAAATTCCATTCCAAAAACATGTTTTCCTGGCGTAATATCAACATTTGAAACGAATTTTTGCTCGGGAGAAATTCCTAAGAAATTATATACATAGTATAATTTTTTGTTTTTCAAAAACAAAGAGTGTCCTCCAAAACGAGAGCCGTGAGCAAAAATTACTCCCGAAGCATTCGCATCTTTTACATCAACATCTGCAACAATTTTATAATTACGGCCACGTACATTTACGGCAACCCCTTCTGGTACTGGGGCAGTTCCCGGATAGTAAACATATTGATCACGAGGAGCTTCAGATGAAGGTCTTTCAATTCCTAAAACTTCGATTGCAGAACGGTCATCTAGTGGTAATACAAGATTTTTAGCAGCTTCTGCATTCCAGTCAGCAATTAATTCTTTTAATTTGTCTGGATTTTTTTTAGCTAAATTGTTAGTTTCGGCTCTATCAACATCTGTGTTGTATAGTTCCCATTCGTCTTTGTCAAAATTTCCTTTTCCAACCAATGGAGTATGTAAAGCAACAGCTTTCCATCCATCTTTCCATAAAGCACGGCTACCAAGCATTGCAAAATACTGAATGTGTTTTTGTGTTTTTGCATCAGGTGTAGCATCAAAGCTGTAACGCATGGATACTCCAGATAACGGGTATTGTGGAACTCCTCGATATACTTTTGGCATTTCGACTCCACAAATATCAAGTAGTGTTGGAACGATATCTGTTGAATGATGAAATTGATTACGAACCTCTCCTCGGGCTTTAATTCCTTTTGGCCAAGAAATTACTAACGGGTCACAAGTTCCTCCTGCATATTCGCTATATCTTTTAAACATTTTAAATGGAGTTGAGAAAGCGGCTGCCCATCCTGTAGGGTAGTGTTCATAAGTATCAGGGCCACCTAATTTATCAATCAATTTTAAATTTTCTTTTAATTCATCAGGATATCCGTTAAAGAATTTGTTTTCGTTTACAGAGCCTGAAGGCGAACCTTCTCCTGAAGCACCATTGTCTGCAGCATAAATAACTACTGTATTTTCTAACTGCCCCGTTTTTTCTAAATAATCAATTACACGTCCCACTTGAGCGTCAGTATATTCTGAAAAACCAGCATATACTTCAGCCAATTTCGAGAATAGTTTCTTTTCGTCGGCACTTAATTTGCTCCATTCTAAAACGGCATCACCTTCATTGGCAACATTTTTAGGAAGCGGATTAAATGGAGCATACTTAGTTCCTGCAGGAATTACTCCTTTTGCAATCATACGAGGTAAAACCCATTGTCTATATGCCTCATAACCTCCATCAAATTTACCTTTGTATTTGTCGATATATTCTTGAGGAGCATGGTGAGGAGCATGATTTGCACCAGGACAATACCACATAAACCAAGGTTTAGAAGGATTTGTTGCTTGCTGATCACGAAGATATTCTAATGCGTGATCTGCTAAATCTTTAGACAAATGATAACCATCTTCTGGGCTAGCTGGAGCGTCAACAAAATGATTATCTTCTACTAGATCAGGATACCATTGATTGGTTTCACCTCCAAGAAATCCATAATATCGATCAAATCCCATTTGAAGAGGCCAAGTGCTTCGGTCTCCTCCAGATGCGACATCCTGCTCAGGAACATTATGGTCTTTTCCTATCCAAAAAGTACTCCATCCATTATCCTGCAAAACCTGTCCGATGGTAGCAACTTGTTTTGGTAATCTTCCACTTGCGCCAGGATATCCTGCAGCAGCTTCTGTAATTGCTGCCATTCCGTTTAAATGGTGATTACGTCCTGTTAATAGAGTAGAACGTGTTGGCGAACACAATGCTGTTGTATGCCATTGTGTATAAGTCAAACCATTATCTGCCAATTTTTGCATAGTAGGCATATTAATAGCTCCTCCATAAGGGGACCAAGCGGCTAATCCGGTATCATCGTATAAAATGAATAAGATATTTGGGGAGCCTTTGGGAGCAGCCTTAGGAGTATAAGGTCCCCAGTCTTCTTTAGAATCGCGAACGTCAAGACTAATTTTTCCTTTAAACTGCTCTTTAGTTACTTGTTGAGGGTCGGCCTGTGCAGAAGCCTTTGGGGTTATTCCCGGTAAGAGACATAGTAAGAACAAATACATACTCTTCTTAAGTGTAATATTGATTTTCATAACTTTGTCGTATTAATTATTTATTGATGTTCTACTAAAATGATTTGATTCTCTAGAAAATATTTTTAAGTAAGAATGTAAGCTGTTTCTATAATGTAATTTGGTTTTATTTGGAAAAGCTAAATTTTCATAGGGTTTTTGTTTGTTTTTAAAATGCAGTTTTTCTTCATTTTACTCAAATTTTCTTCAATTCACTCAAAATTAAATAATAAGCAGTCCAAGGTTGCTTATTTTAAGGCTAACATTGTTTCATTTTATAATTTGCAACATTAAAAATGGAATTTGCAACAAGTTTTTTTCCATTTATAAAGTTTTTCAAATGTTCTTGTTGCATTTTAAATTTTAATTGAGTTTAAAAAACTCTTCTAATTTGTTTTCTTAAAAAGACACCTTTTTAAACTATAATATCTAAATTTGCAGCCAAAATAACAACAACACAACTCTTATGTATAAATTGATAATTCGCCCGATACTTTTTTGTTTTGATCCTGAAAAAGTGCATTATTTTACTTTTTCTTTTGTAAAATTCATTTCAAAAATCCCAGGAGTTTCGGCAATTATAAGATCAATTTATGAAGTAAAAGATGCTCGATTAGAAAAAGAAGTTTTCGGAATTAAATTTAAAAACCCAGTTGGACTTGCAGCTGGTTTTGATAAAGATGCAAAACTGTATAAAGAACTTGGTGATTTTGGTTTTGGTTTTATCGAAATAGGAACTGTAACGCCAGTTGGACAGGAAGGAAATCCGAAGAAACGTTTGTTCCGTTTAAAAGAAGACCAAGCGATTATTAACCGAATGGGATTTAATAATGGCGGTGTTTTGGAAGCGGTAGAACGTTTGAAAAAGAATTCGGGTGTTTTGATTGGAGGAAATATCGGAAAAAATAAAGTAACCGATAATGAAGATGCTGTAAAAGATTATATCATTTGTTTCGATGCTTTGTTTAATCATGTAGATTATTTTGTAGTGAATGTAAGTTCGCCAAATACACCAAATTTGAGAGCTCTACAAGATAAAGAACCGTTAACGGCTTTACTGCAAACTTTGCAGAACAGAAATGTTGAAAAGCAAAAAACAAGCACTCAAAAAATAAAACCAATTCTTTTAAAAATTGCTCCAGACTTAACAGACGAGCAATTATTGGATATTATTGATATTGTAAAAACAACTCAAATTGCAGGTGTAATTGCTACAAATACTACAATTTCAAGAGAAGGATTACAATCTGCCAATCAAACAGAAACTGGAGGTTTGTCTGGAAAACCTTTAACAAAACGTTCTACAGAAGTCATTCGTTTTCTTTCGGAAAAAAGCAATAAAGCATTCCCGATTATTGGAGTGGGAGGAATTCATTCTGCAGATGATGCAATTGAAAAACTAAATGCAGGAGCAAGTTTGGTGCAATTGTATACCGGTTTTATTTATGAAGGCCCAGCATTGATAAAAGCAATCAACAAAAAAGTTTTAGAGCAATTATAAAAGTAACGCTTGAACGGATAATCCAGTAAGTATTGCAATTCCAAAACTGATTAAAGTTCCAATCATTACATATTCGGTCAATTTTCTATCTTTGGCTTCTTTTAAATCTCCGAATCTAAAAATAGATTTTGCGGCCAATAGAAATCCGATTGCTTCAAAATGTCCTGTTAAAATAAATCCGAAAACAAACAAGCGTTCTAAAATACCAATATAATTTCCAGCAGCTATCAGAGAATTATCCTGATGGCTGTTTTTGCTTTCAGGAGCCCATATTGAGATTATAGTTTTTATAAAAATTGAAGTAGGTTTGGTTAACAGTAAGATTCCAGTAATGAGAATCCAAAAGGTATTATTCTGCCAAAAGTTAATTATGGTTTTGTTTTCATAAAGAAGCACTACACCAATTAGAACAAGAATATGCGCAATTTGATCAACAATAAACCAAGTACGTTTGGTTTTGTTTTTCTGAAAATTCAGTTTGATTAAATCGATAATTCCGTGTGTAACAGCAATTAAAACTGCGTAAGGAATAAAGCTGATTTCGCCCACCAAAATTGCGGCTAAAACTCCATGCAGTAAAATATGGATATACAGGTAAATACTTTTGTGTTTTTTAATTTCTTTGTCGGCGACCCAAGAATTGGGCTGCCAGATAAAATCACCTAACAAATGAGCAAGAAGCAGTTTTATAAATAAAATCATGGGACTATAAGTTGTTTTATTTGTTTTCTAAAGTATCTGTCTAAATTCATGACCAAATCAAACTGAGCACGTTTTTGTCTTCTGCTGACAGCAGCTTGGTTAATGCCTAATTTTTGTCCTAATTCTTCTTGAGACAAAGTCGGATTTTCAATGGCGACAGCGACAAATTCTGCCGACTGTACCAGCCAGCTATCCATAAAGGTTAATGCCAATTGCAGCATTAAATTCAATTTTTCTTCAAAATCACTATTTCCAGTTCGAAGCGCTAAGGTGACTTTCTGTTTTTTTAAAGTCTCAAAAAGTTCTCCCGAATTTATAAAAGCAGAGCCATTGCTTTCGGAAATTCGTTCAGCTTGATGTGTTTTGTCTCCAAAACCAATACTCATGCGGGCATCAGATTTTATAGATCGTAAATGAGCTTTTATTAAAATAGCAATTAGTAATGCATCTTCAGGATTGGTTACTTCAACTTGAAACTCATCTCCACGATAAATCTCCCATTGACTTGGCGTATGACCAAATGGAGCCAAGATTTTTTTTAAATCTTCGACCCAATGTTCAGATTGCTGTCTCGAACCAATTATGTCACCTGTAATTACACTAGTCATAATCAAATATAATTAAAAAATAATAAACTTTCTATTACAAATATAAGTAATAAAATTAATTATTACGTTTTTTGGTAATATTTTAAAATATTACGTTTTTTGGTAATAATGAAAGCTATTACAGTATTTTGTAATAAATAGTATTGCGCTAAAATTCTCTTTTATTTCATTAAAAAAGAAACTAACTTAGCCTTTACAAAAGAATAAGCTTTGAGTAAAGAAATCAAAATTATCGAATGCCCTCGAGATGCCATGCAAGGCATTAAGGATTTTATTCCAACAAAAAATAAAGTTACTTACATACAAGCTTTGTTGCGAGTTGGCTTTGATACCATTGATTTTGGAAGTTTTGTTTCTCCAAAAGCTATTCTGCAAATGCAGGATACTGCCGAAGTCCTAGAACAGCTTGATTTGTCGCAAACGTCCAGTAAACTGCTTTCTATTATTGCCAATACACAAGGTGCTATAACAGCTGCAAGTTATGAGCAGATTCAATATCTAGGTTTTCCATTTTCTATTTCAGAGAACTTTCAAATGCGTAACACGCACAAAACTATTGCAGAGTCTCTAATTACTCTTGAAGAAATTCTTGAAGTGGCCGATAAAAAAAAGAAAGAGGTTGTAACTTATCTTTCTATGGGATTCGGTAATCCGTATGGAGATCCTTGGAATGTTGAAATTGTTGCAGAATGGACAGAAAAATTGGCAGGATTGGGCGTAAAAATTTTATCGCTTTCTGATACTGTCGGAACTTCTACACCAGAAGTAATTACCTATTTGTTTTCAGATTTAATTCCGAAATATCCTGAAATTGAGTTTGGAGCTCATTTGCATACAACTCCAGACAGCTGGTTCGAAAAAATTGATGCCGCAGCAAAAGCAGGTTGTATCCGTTTTGATGGCGCTATTCAAGGTTTTGGAGGATGCCCAATGGCAACCGATAAACTGACAGGGAATATGCCGACAGAAAAGCTCGTTTCTTATTTTACTGCAAATAAAAAAATAACCGGACTTAATTCTCTTAGCTTCGAAAGCGCTTACAACGAAGCTTCAAAATTGTTCGGAAAGTTTCATTAAAAAATAGTTATATTTTCTTACCTTCGATACGGTTTGTAAACATTAAACGTTACATTAGTATTGATATAATTATTCTCATGAGATCAAGCTCGCTAAGTAAAATTTCAAGTATACTTTTTTCAGTTTTTCTATTATTTTCCTGCTCAAGCGACTTAGATTTTGATCAGGTAAACGATTTTAAAATCGAACCTATTTTTGTAGCAAACCTTGCTTATTTTGATATTCCTGCAAACAAACTTGTAGACGATGGCGGAACTAATATTTATCCTGATGTAAGAGATTTTGATATTTTTAAAAATAAATTTTTTAATGATCGTCTTAAAAAAGCCGAATTTGATTTTGAAATCGAAAACAATATAAATCGTTCTTTTGTTATAAATATGCTCTTGCTTAGCGAAGGGAATCAGATTTTACAAACCCTATCCTTTACCGTTCCCGCCTATTCAGGAACACCAAATATTATAAAATACCCAACAGAAGTTTTTGAAAACGCGCGATTAGATCTTTTAAAGCAAACCCAAAGAATTGGTTTTGTAGTAGTAATTGCTGCCGGACCTCCATTAAATAGTGAGAGTCTAGGAAATTTAAAATTAAGATCAAGTGCAACGGCTTATTTGGTAATTGAATGAGAAAAACCCTAATTCTTTGCTTGTTTTTTCATCTTTCTTGTTTTGCGCAAAACAGAGAGTTGTTATATAATTTTACTTCAATCCCACAATCTTCACTAGTAAATCCGGGAGCTGATGTTTCGTATAAATATTATTTTGGATTTCCGGTTTTATCTGGAATTTCAGCAAATGTGGGTTCCAGCAGTTTTTCGGCTTATGATCTATTTTCAAAAGATGGAGTCGATTTTAATCAGAAAGTGAGAGATGTTGTCAATAAATCTTCTAGTAATGATAAAGTAGTTACAAATCAGCAATTAGAATTGTTTTCTGGCGGATTCAGAATAGGAGGCAGAGAAAGCCGTTCCTATATTACGTTTGGTTTGTATCAGGAATTCGATTTTT includes these proteins:
- a CDS encoding arylsulfatase → MKINITLKKSMYLFLLCLLPGITPKASAQADPQQVTKEQFKGKISLDVRDSKEDWGPYTPKAAPKGSPNILFILYDDTGLAAWSPYGGAINMPTMQKLADNGLTYTQWHTTALCSPTRSTLLTGRNHHLNGMAAITEAAAGYPGASGRLPKQVATIGQVLQDNGWSTFWIGKDHNVPEQDVASGGDRSTWPLQMGFDRYYGFLGGETNQWYPDLVEDNHFVDAPASPEDGYHLSKDLADHALEYLRDQQATNPSKPWFMWYCPGANHAPHHAPQEYIDKYKGKFDGGYEAYRQWVLPRMIAKGVIPAGTKYAPFNPLPKNVANEGDAVLEWSKLSADEKKLFSKLAEVYAGFSEYTDAQVGRVIDYLEKTGQLENTVVIYAADNGASGEGSPSGSVNENKFFNGYPDELKENLKLIDKLGGPDTYEHYPTGWAAAFSTPFKMFKRYSEYAGGTCDPLVISWPKGIKARGEVRNQFHHSTDIVPTLLDICGVEMPKVYRGVPQYPLSGVSMRYSFDATPDAKTQKHIQYFAMLGSRALWKDGWKAVALHTPLVGKGNFDKDEWELYNTDVDRAETNNLAKKNPDKLKELIADWNAEAAKNLVLPLDDRSAIEVLGIERPSSEAPRDQYVYYPGTAPVPEGVAVNVRGRNYKIVADVDVKDANASGVIFAHGSRFGGHSLFLKNKKLYYVYNFLGISPEQKFVSNVDITPGKHVFGMEFTREKAGPNGESIGTMKLYIDGKEVASGPMRTQSGKFTLSGDGLCVGFDSGDAVSSEYKTPGTFKGGEIIGVGINVGKIEYTDLNSEAKRAMKRD
- a CDS encoding quinone-dependent dihydroorotate dehydrogenase translates to MYKLIIRPILFCFDPEKVHYFTFSFVKFISKIPGVSAIIRSIYEVKDARLEKEVFGIKFKNPVGLAAGFDKDAKLYKELGDFGFGFIEIGTVTPVGQEGNPKKRLFRLKEDQAIINRMGFNNGGVLEAVERLKKNSGVLIGGNIGKNKVTDNEDAVKDYIICFDALFNHVDYFVVNVSSPNTPNLRALQDKEPLTALLQTLQNRNVEKQKTSTQKIKPILLKIAPDLTDEQLLDIIDIVKTTQIAGVIATNTTISREGLQSANQTETGGLSGKPLTKRSTEVIRFLSEKSNKAFPIIGVGGIHSADDAIEKLNAGASLVQLYTGFIYEGPALIKAINKKVLEQL
- a CDS encoding DUF3307 domain-containing protein, which codes for MILFIKLLLAHLLGDFIWQPNSWVADKEIKKHKSIYLYIHILLHGVLAAILVGEISFIPYAVLIAVTHGIIDLIKLNFQKNKTKRTWFIVDQIAHILVLIGVVLLYENKTIINFWQNNTFWILITGILLLTKPTSIFIKTIISIWAPESKNSHQDNSLIAAGNYIGILERLFVFGFILTGHFEAIGFLLAAKSIFRFGDLKEAKDRKLTEYVMIGTLISFGIAILTGLSVQALLL
- a CDS encoding hydroxymethylglutaryl-CoA lyase gives rise to the protein MSKEIKIIECPRDAMQGIKDFIPTKNKVTYIQALLRVGFDTIDFGSFVSPKAILQMQDTAEVLEQLDLSQTSSKLLSIIANTQGAITAASYEQIQYLGFPFSISENFQMRNTHKTIAESLITLEEILEVADKKKKEVVTYLSMGFGNPYGDPWNVEIVAEWTEKLAGLGVKILSLSDTVGTSTPEVITYLFSDLIPKYPEIEFGAHLHTTPDSWFEKIDAAAKAGCIRFDGAIQGFGGCPMATDKLTGNMPTEKLVSYFTANKKITGLNSLSFESAYNEASKLFGKFH